The Neodiprion lecontei isolate iyNeoLeco1 chromosome 6, iyNeoLeco1.1, whole genome shotgun sequence sequence GTCAAGCGTAGAATAACAGACCGAGGTCGGATttcggctcgccgatctcgccgCTGTCGTGAgggtgattcttcttccctttgaTTGGTTGTTCGACCCCCACCATAAtaaggccatccccctgtggcgaatatcggTTACGGCTTGGTCACGCGTTGTCGAAGATTATCGCTAGATGCTGCGTAATGCGCTGCTCGCGATTTTCctcgttgacaccaactcgtgcGATTAATCAGCTGCTTCGGTTTACTGTCCAGGTTGTCTATCATTGGGGACATcctttgacagaggcatacGCAGAGTGACTCTCGGTCAAAGTTACCGATTGGAAAGTAACGCCTCATTGTTCGCTTGGACCAGCTTCTTGGTCGTGTAGGCAGTGGCCGGCTGCCCACGATGTATCGAGGAGATCATGCAGTCGCACGACGGCGGAATGCAACTGCAAGCCGTAGACATTAATGACTCGCATGATTATAGTCCTTACTGATAGGAAGGCTTTATCAAGCCGGACGTAGTGATTTGgggccggtaagtcggaagaTGGCAGACTACGGTCTGTCATGTATGCCATCCTCACGGCATCCGAGAAAGCGGGAGGCTGGTTTCTCCTTGAGAAGTGGTGCCCTCGGCTGTTGGAAGACTTTAcatccctgttcaccggcagtcgaggcgatacgagAGGTTCGgatggatgctaccccaggtgttTAGAAGtacaccaaggtagccagtgcAGTCTTATGGGACCGTCGGTAGGCCAAGTTATCAGTAGTCGTCGTCCGAGTACTTTTTCAGCGTGCGCCGGAGCgcgaaatacagaatttacaaagaaagaattagttaaaagtagttattgcctattttgtatcgagttcgatCGGAGTACCGCGCCAGGGACGCGTTTCTTAGAGATTCCCTTCagttgtgtgcccttgtgactcGCGGCTCTAAAACGCTGCGTTACAGTGTATTGGAGACTTGTCCCAACAGCGcgataaattgattttaatattattattgttgttgttgttgttgttgttgttgttgttgttgttgttataacGAAAGTTTAACCGTATTGTAGATTGGAGTATTGCACGGCATGTCACACGTTGAATTTTACGAATATTACTCCAAATTTTTGGATGACATCGATAGACTGTGTGAACTGAGTGTTGACTACATCTCGTATGTCATTACGCGGCTGCTGAGCAGTAAAAAAACTGATAAATTGCAGATGGTGAGTTGGATTTACTAAGGCAAACAGCTTAACtcaataaaaatgcaaataataatttgtgCACTTACTTCTGTGGTAGATGTATTTTATAACGCTTTGTTTCAATTAAGCAGTTCAATTATAACGCGGTACGTCAATGCAAGTCAGGTCTTGAACGATTCGTTACCTAATTGTTGCTGCTGATAATCTATCGAAGagttttaatgaaaattgaaataaccaAGCAAAGCTTGTGCGATAACTGCTTTTCGTTTCCTGGCATTATCAATTACACTGTGCCGAATCGCAGCTGTATTAATTTACATCATAACTGTATAATAGGTAAATCTCACTCGTGTGCTTTTAGAACCATTGATACCATTATTACAAGTACATTTCGAACAATATCCATACCGAGAAATCATATGAATaaacacaataattttttccatgaatCTTTTTTCGATGTTATAGGTTAACGAGCATTACAACCTGATGGTTCAGAGAGCTCGGCCCTTGTTCACGCTTTTCGACGAAGACATACGGAGGCTTATCATATTCACAGACAACTTGGAGAGCATAGAAATGGTCAAGAAGTTCCTTTACTCTTACTTCAGACAGAGTGCAATCAACTTGATCGATCACTTGAAACGGGTCTACAACTTGTGACAATGCCTGTAGCTTAACAGATTTCTACCGTGTTGAAATTGATGAGTCTTCTTAGACGTGCAAGTTAAGATTTCACATTTGAATACGGCAGCTTGTTATTTTTGATTGGATTACCAGGTGATGTTCGTTCAACTTCTATACGGCTACGATGGTAAGCCAGATAGCTCAGCTGCTCACAAATATATTACTAAGTGAAATGTAGATAGAGAGAAACCTTCCTACGATTTGTCAGCTAGAATCGCAACGTCGTTTCCTTCTTACAGGTGGCActacaaatttttctgtaaatcAATAAATCGTTGTGGAAAAAcatactcattgtcagtagcTTAGTAATGGCGCAGCGTGAAATTATTGCAAGTCGATCACCATGCGAAATTATCCTGTACACATGTGTAAGCTATTTTGTTATATCATTGGAGGTTACATGAATAAAACCGCTAATTCAGTACAATACCGATAGCAGAAATTGTTCAGGGAACTAATCATTTGAACGTTGTTCAATCTTTCACCAAAGATTCTGAGTAGACGATTAACTGCAGGGACTTTGCTCACTTGTGAATAGGAATTCGATTTGTATCCACTAAATTCAGTCTGTAGAGAATTCCTGCAATACTTGCACGGTTCGTGGTGAATTACAAcgttcgattctttttttccaagcTGCCAGTAGCAACGAGCTTGTTGTTTACGTCTAGATTTATCAGCTTCT is a genomic window containing:
- the LOC107217941 gene encoding uncharacterized protein LOC107217941, which encodes MIRFCNRRWAAFVCILAVSIGVLHGMSHVEFYEYYSKFLDDIDRLCELSVDYISYVITRLLSSKKTDKLQMVNEHYNLMVQRARPLFTLFDEDIRRLIIFTDNLESIEMVKKFLYSYFRQSAINLIDHLKRVYNL